A genomic segment from Deinococcus detaillensis encodes:
- a CDS encoding antibiotic biosynthesis monooxygenase family protein yields the protein MHAKVIEAQIRPGKMEGAIEIFKDMFGTIPTQERSLVSAQLLTNSGTGRILMLLVWEHGSDLTAMEARGYFQTQIARFQPVLAAPAHVERYEVSVPQPRRGAEDPG from the coding sequence ATGCACGCCAAGGTGATTGAGGCGCAGATCCGTCCGGGAAAGATGGAGGGGGCCATCGAAATATTCAAAGACATGTTTGGCACCATCCCGACGCAGGAACGTAGCCTGGTCAGCGCCCAGCTGCTGACCAATTCAGGCACCGGCCGGATCCTGATGCTGCTGGTCTGGGAACACGGCAGCGACCTGACCGCGATGGAAGCGCGCGGCTATTTCCAGACGCAGATTGCCCGGTTCCAGCCGGTCCTTGCGGCACCGGCACACGTCGAACGCTACGAGGTGAGCGTACCGCAGCCCAGGAGAGGTGCTGAAGATCCCGGATGA
- a CDS encoding serine hydrolase — MFSSRTFRWRQSLITLALVTAGAPLARAAEITPARLSAALAQLDTLTPSVLQKSGVPGVAIVVVYNDQVVYMKGFGVREAGRPDAVDPDTVFQLASMSKPIASTIVSSLVSDGTVGWNDPAASHMPQLQMFDPWVTRQVTIADLFSHRSGLPGGAGDDLESVGFGRTEILRRLRFLEPASSLRSAYAYSNFGLTAGAQAAAQAAGKAWEDLAAQRLYQPLGMRNTSSRYADYAAASNRAVLHVWEQGRWAPTFKRQPDAQSPAGGVSSTARDLAQWMRLELGNGMVDGRRLIAADALAQTHQPMIARGPNPVTGDTSFYGLGWNVDIDARGRVHWTHAGAFSQGAQTVVNLLPAEHLGITVLTNAFPSGVPDGLVNSFYDVALNGSLTQDWVALWTKAYDGLTASFASVGAAYVTGPTAPLPALPLGAYAGTYTNDYFGLLEITQENDHLILQLGPQHKSFHLTHFDQNIFTYLPEPEPPAALGGVTFTVGPDRLAQSVVLENYNGDGQGTFTRVQPPK; from the coding sequence ATGTTCAGTTCCCGCACGTTCCGCTGGAGACAGTCCCTGATCACCCTGGCCCTGGTCACCGCAGGCGCCCCGCTGGCGCGCGCTGCGGAAATCACGCCCGCCCGGCTCAGCGCCGCCCTCGCGCAACTGGACACGCTGACCCCGAGCGTGCTACAGAAATCTGGCGTACCGGGAGTGGCCATCGTGGTCGTTTACAACGATCAGGTGGTGTACATGAAGGGCTTTGGCGTCCGCGAGGCTGGGCGGCCGGATGCCGTTGACCCCGACACGGTCTTCCAGCTCGCCTCAATGTCAAAACCCATCGCCTCGACCATAGTGTCGTCCCTCGTCAGCGACGGGACGGTGGGCTGGAACGATCCGGCTGCCAGTCACATGCCGCAACTCCAGATGTTTGATCCCTGGGTCACGCGTCAGGTGACCATTGCGGACCTGTTCTCCCACCGCAGCGGACTGCCCGGCGGGGCGGGCGACGACCTGGAGAGCGTCGGGTTTGGCCGCACCGAGATCCTGCGCCGCCTGCGTTTTCTGGAACCCGCCAGCAGCCTGCGCTCAGCGTACGCCTATTCGAATTTTGGTCTTACTGCGGGCGCTCAGGCCGCCGCACAGGCGGCGGGGAAGGCCTGGGAGGACCTCGCCGCCCAGCGGCTATATCAGCCGCTGGGCATGCGCAACACCAGTTCCCGCTACGCCGACTACGCCGCCGCATCCAACCGCGCGGTCCTGCATGTCTGGGAACAAGGCCGCTGGGCACCCACCTTCAAGCGTCAGCCAGACGCCCAATCTCCCGCTGGCGGCGTGAGTTCCACCGCGCGGGACCTCGCGCAGTGGATGCGCCTCGAACTGGGGAACGGAATGGTGGACGGGCGGCGCCTGATCGCGGCGGACGCGCTCGCCCAGACGCACCAGCCGATGATCGCCCGCGGCCCGAACCCCGTCACGGGAGACACCTCCTTTTACGGCCTGGGATGGAACGTGGACATCGACGCGCGAGGACGTGTGCACTGGACGCACGCAGGAGCCTTCTCGCAAGGCGCGCAGACTGTCGTGAACCTGCTCCCGGCGGAACATCTGGGCATTACCGTCCTGACGAACGCGTTCCCCAGCGGCGTGCCGGACGGCCTGGTTAACAGCTTCTATGACGTCGCGCTGAACGGTAGCCTCACACAGGACTGGGTGGCCCTCTGGACCAAAGCCTACGACGGGCTGACGGCGAGTTTCGCCTCGGTGGGTGCTGCGTACGTCACCGGGCCTACCGCGCCGCTCCCCGCTCTGCCGCTCGGCGCGTACGCTGGCACCTACACCAACGATTACTTCGGTCTCTTGGAGATCACGCAGGAAAATGACCACCTGATCTTGCAGCTCGGCCCACAGCACAAGTCATTTCACCTGACGCACTTCGATCAAAACATCTTCACTTACCTTCCGGAACCTGAGCCGCCCGCCGCGCTCGGAGGCGTGACCTTCACCGTCGGTCCGGACCGCTTGGCGCAGTCGGTGGTCCTCGAGAATTACAACGGCGATGGTCAGGGCACGTTCACCCGCGTTCAGCCGCCCAAATAA
- a CDS encoding serine hydrolase domain-containing protein, with the protein MNVIQPAWCPPVLLALSLASFTAAAPLPAATVAQIDSIVRDTMRERNLPSVAVGVWIPGQGEYRAAFGTANLQTGRMRQVSDAFRIASISKTFTATAILQLAEQGQLSTSDLLSKWFPDFPNAGRITVKDLLMMRSGVAEYADADLLAAYYRRPLAPFTAQDAVRLAAARAASFTAPAEQTVYTNTNYVLLERIVERVSGQDMDAYLQAHVMMPLGLRGTFYATGPVLPSLLHGYSLDADTGTFRDMTWLNPQLAGGAGAVVSTLDDLHIYVRALCQGTLLRPATQTERLAGQPGAGSPSFIRYGEGVLLFGPFCGHNGTIFGFSSEAFYLPSKDAVIVINVNRIDLNDQSQSSELFLRLTKALFPQDVPW; encoded by the coding sequence ATGAATGTGATTCAACCCGCCTGGTGTCCCCCGGTCCTCCTCGCCCTGAGTCTGGCGTCCTTCACCGCTGCCGCCCCGTTGCCTGCCGCCACCGTGGCGCAGATAGACTCCATCGTTCGGGACACCATGCGGGAGCGGAACCTGCCGAGCGTGGCCGTGGGGGTATGGATTCCCGGTCAGGGGGAGTACAGGGCGGCCTTCGGAACCGCCAACCTGCAAACGGGCCGCATGCGGCAGGTGAGCGACGCTTTTCGCATCGCAAGCATCAGCAAGACCTTCACGGCGACGGCCATCCTGCAGCTCGCGGAACAAGGGCAGCTCAGCACCAGTGACCTGCTTTCAAAATGGTTTCCGGACTTCCCGAACGCGGGCCGCATCACGGTAAAAGACCTCCTAATGATGCGCAGCGGCGTCGCGGAGTATGCGGACGCGGACCTGCTGGCCGCGTACTACCGCCGTCCGCTGGCGCCCTTCACAGCGCAGGACGCGGTGCGCCTCGCGGCCGCCAGAGCGGCGTCGTTCACCGCGCCGGCTGAACAGACCGTGTATACCAACACGAACTACGTGCTGCTGGAAAGAATCGTGGAGCGTGTCAGCGGGCAGGACATGGACGCGTACCTGCAGGCACATGTGATGATGCCCCTGGGGTTGCGCGGCACCTTCTACGCCACAGGTCCAGTGCTGCCCAGCCTGTTGCACGGGTACAGCCTGGACGCGGACACGGGAACCTTCCGGGACATGACGTGGCTGAACCCACAGCTGGCGGGCGGGGCGGGCGCGGTGGTCTCCACGCTGGACGACCTGCACATCTACGTGCGTGCGCTCTGCCAGGGCACGCTGCTGCGGCCCGCCACGCAGACGGAGCGCCTCGCAGGGCAGCCTGGGGCGGGCAGCCCATCCTTCATCCGGTACGGCGAGGGAGTGCTCCTCTTCGGACCGTTCTGCGGGCACAACGGCACCATCTTCGGGTTCAGCAGCGAGGCCTTTTACCTTCCCTCGAAGGACGCGGTCATCGTCATCAATGTCAACCGCATCGACCTCAACGACCAGAGCCAGTCCAGCGAGCTGTTCCTGCGACTCACGAAGGCTCTCTTCCCGCAGGACGTGCCTTGGTGA
- a CDS encoding serine hydrolase, whose product MNAIRWSTGLLPCALGCVLLVSFPASAQAPQGDFGAFIEQARRDWDVPGVAVAVVKDDKVVFVQGYGVRTQGQPGAVDADTAFQLASVTKIFTAAALGALVDEGKLGWDDPVLGHLPGFAMSDPYATLHTTARDLLAHRSGLPAFGGELLNELGYTRSEVLRRLQYVKSVGSFREKAGYSNLGYALAGTLAGQVDGASWEAVVRSRLLGPLGMKRTQVVVADLDRDPNAASAYLSRLAGLTLVTTRESDGAFAPAGAMSSSANDMAIWMRMLLAGGSFEGKQVLQAKTVQELFRPAMASSPGFAEAPPINVETGFDYALGWNIYHYNGHKIVEKGGALAGVRAVVTLVPSEHLGVVVLANLNLTLLPEVIRARVLEDYLGPSGQDLSTEFRQQRDALAQLVATVDAPPKLPLGPLPRPLNVYVGVYENELYGRLAVVREGEGIAVKAGPACYRGSLRHEGQDAFDLAWPRPNSLPGTAAFTLDAAGQAIRFETEDYGVFVRVERTARDCS is encoded by the coding sequence ATGAATGCCATTCGCTGGTCTACTGGTCTGCTTCCCTGTGCGTTGGGGTGTGTTCTCCTGGTCTCGTTTCCAGCCTCCGCCCAGGCGCCACAGGGAGACTTTGGCGCATTCATCGAGCAGGCGCGCCGCGACTGGGACGTGCCCGGAGTCGCGGTCGCCGTGGTGAAGGACGATAAGGTTGTGTTCGTCCAGGGCTACGGCGTGCGGACTCAGGGCCAGCCAGGAGCGGTGGACGCCGATACGGCTTTTCAGCTTGCCTCGGTGACGAAGATTTTCACCGCTGCCGCTCTGGGAGCGTTGGTGGACGAGGGCAAGCTCGGCTGGGACGACCCAGTCCTCGGCCATCTGCCGGGCTTCGCCATGTCTGATCCCTACGCCACCCTCCACACGACCGCCCGCGACCTGCTCGCTCACCGCAGCGGCCTCCCGGCCTTCGGGGGCGAACTCCTAAACGAACTCGGCTACACCCGGTCAGAGGTGCTGCGCCGCCTGCAGTACGTCAAATCAGTGGGCAGCTTCCGTGAGAAGGCCGGGTACTCGAACCTGGGCTACGCCCTGGCTGGAACGCTCGCCGGGCAGGTGGACGGGGCAAGCTGGGAGGCCGTGGTGCGCTCACGGCTTCTCGGGCCGCTGGGTATGAAACGCACCCAGGTGGTGGTTGCGGATCTGGACCGTGACCCGAATGCTGCCTCCGCCTACCTGAGCCGCCTGGCTGGCCTGACCCTGGTAACGACGCGGGAGAGTGACGGCGCCTTCGCGCCGGCCGGGGCCATGAGTTCCTCGGCCAATGACATGGCCATCTGGATGCGTATGCTCCTGGCGGGCGGAAGCTTTGAGGGCAAGCAGGTGCTGCAGGCGAAGACGGTGCAGGAGCTTTTCCGGCCAGCCATGGCTTCGAGTCCTGGCTTCGCCGAGGCGCCGCCGATCAATGTGGAGACGGGATTTGATTACGCTCTGGGATGGAACATCTATCACTACAACGGGCACAAGATCGTCGAGAAGGGCGGCGCGCTCGCCGGGGTCCGCGCCGTGGTGACGCTGGTACCGTCCGAACACTTGGGGGTGGTCGTGCTAGCCAACCTCAACCTTACCCTGCTGCCGGAGGTGATCCGCGCGCGGGTGCTGGAGGACTACCTCGGCCCCTCAGGACAGGACCTTTCTACCGAATTCAGGCAACAGCGTGACGCTCTGGCCCAGCTCGTCGCCACCGTCGACGCGCCACCGAAACTGCCCCTTGGGCCGCTGCCCCGCCCGCTCAATGTCTACGTCGGGGTCTACGAGAACGAGTTATACGGACGGCTGGCCGTGGTCCGGGAGGGCGAGGGGATCGCCGTGAAGGCCGGCCCCGCCTGCTACCGGGGGAGCCTGCGGCACGAGGGGCAGGACGCCTTCGACTTGGCCTGGCCCCGGCCGAACTCGCTGCCTGGAACAGCGGCCTTCACGCTCGACGCTGCAGGCCAGGCCATAAGGTTCGAGACGGAGGACTACGGCGTATTCGTCCGTGTGGAGAGAACCGCCAGAGACTGCTCGTAA
- a CDS encoding sulfite exporter TauE/SafE family protein produces MMLAWLGAVLIGLSLGLLGSGGSILTVPVLVYLVGEEPKLAITESLAVVGLIALFGALPCAWKRCTNWRAVLLFGLPGLAGTFLGTLLSHALPAALQLLIFAVVMLMAASRMFKPAQNAQDHQARPWWQVLAAGLGVGVLTGVVGVGGGFLILPALVLLLGLPMTVAVGTSLVIIALNSAMGFTMHALSGTQALHWNLIGLLGGIGILGSFAGNYLSRFLSQQALRRSFAAFLVVLGGYILYTNVPSALSHWQQARSGASAPVTVLRH; encoded by the coding sequence ATGATGCTGGCCTGGCTCGGCGCGGTGCTGATCGGCCTCAGTCTGGGGCTGCTGGGCTCCGGCGGCAGCATTCTCACCGTGCCGGTGCTGGTCTACCTCGTCGGCGAGGAGCCCAAGCTCGCCATCACCGAGAGTCTGGCGGTGGTGGGTCTGATCGCCCTGTTCGGCGCGTTGCCCTGTGCCTGGAAGCGCTGCACCAACTGGCGGGCGGTCCTGCTCTTTGGCTTGCCCGGTCTGGCCGGAACCTTTCTGGGCACACTCCTCAGCCACGCTCTGCCTGCCGCCCTGCAACTGCTGATCTTCGCGGTGGTGATGCTGATGGCCGCCTCGCGCATGTTCAAACCGGCCCAGAACGCTCAGGATCATCAGGCCCGCCCCTGGTGGCAGGTGCTGGCAGCGGGGCTCGGCGTGGGCGTACTGACCGGCGTGGTCGGGGTGGGCGGCGGTTTTCTGATCTTGCCAGCCCTGGTGCTGCTGCTCGGCCTGCCCATGACGGTGGCGGTCGGTACCAGCCTGGTGATCATCGCCCTGAACTCGGCCATGGGCTTTACCATGCACGCGCTCAGCGGGACACAGGCGCTGCACTGGAACCTGATCGGGCTGCTGGGCGGCATCGGCATCCTGGGGAGCTTCGCGGGCAACTACCTGTCGCGTTTTCTCTCGCAGCAGGCCCTCAGGCGTTCGTTTGCAGCCTTTCTGGTGGTGCTGGGAGGCTATATCCTCTATACCAATGTGCCCAGTGCGCTGAGCCACTGGCAACAGGCCCGGTCAGGCGCGTCTGCCCCGGTCACGGTCCTTCGCCACTGA
- a CDS encoding rhodanese-like domain-containing protein: MYQDITPQELQQLQAQGTQVIDVREDWEYGSGHIPGARNIPLGKLPGQLGGLHGPVIVVCASGGRSANAAQYLAENGVQNVSNLLGGTGGWISSGLPTK; the protein is encoded by the coding sequence ATGTACCAAGACATCACCCCACAAGAACTTCAGCAGCTTCAGGCCCAGGGCACCCAGGTCATCGACGTCCGCGAGGACTGGGAGTACGGCAGCGGCCACATTCCAGGCGCACGCAACATTCCGCTGGGCAAGCTGCCAGGGCAACTCGGCGGCCTTCATGGCCCGGTCATCGTCGTGTGTGCCAGCGGCGGACGCTCGGCCAACGCGGCCCAGTACCTGGCTGAGAACGGCGTGCAGAATGTTTCCAACCTGCTAGGCGGCACTGGGGGCTGGATCAGCTCGGGCCTACCCACCAAGTAA
- a CDS encoding MBL fold metallo-hydrolase, which yields MFFKRLYDTDLAQASYLIGCQQNGTAVVVDPVRDIQRYLDLAGQEGLRIVAVTETHIHADYLSGSRELAARTGAALYLSDEGGPDWQYGFDHESLHDGSEIRLGNVVLRAVHTPGHTPEHLSFLVIDGARTDQSVILLTGDFVFVGDLGRPDLLDEAAGGVDTRFAGARQMFESLTHKFQPLPDYLQIWPGHGSGSACGKALGAVESTTVGYERNFAWWADYLADGNEAAFTDALLEGQPDAPTYYGRMKRHNKAGPALLGEVQPLTQLSSQDISAALERGVRLIDTRPREAYQAGAVPGSLHLPAGKTFETWSGWLLNPAQEYVLLAAPEQADELRRRLWMTGIDHVTGFISTLDRLDTQPQAPVPAAELGDLSRAFVLDVRAKSEYEAGHIEGATQLHAGRLTHNLGLIPRDRPVIVHCQGGARSAAAVSVLRAEGFDNIIDLEGGYAAAKSQVGA from the coding sequence ATGTTCTTTAAACGTCTGTACGACACTGACCTGGCCCAGGCCTCGTATCTGATTGGTTGTCAGCAAAACGGCACGGCCGTCGTGGTCGATCCGGTGCGCGACATTCAGCGTTACCTCGATCTTGCCGGGCAGGAAGGGCTGAGGATCGTCGCCGTGACCGAGACGCATATTCACGCCGACTACCTCAGCGGCAGCCGTGAACTCGCGGCCCGGACCGGCGCGGCGCTCTATCTCAGCGACGAGGGTGGCCCCGACTGGCAGTACGGCTTTGATCACGAAAGCCTGCACGACGGCAGCGAAATTCGCCTGGGCAACGTCGTGCTCCGGGCGGTGCATACACCCGGACATACCCCCGAGCATCTCAGCTTTCTGGTCATCGACGGTGCCCGCACCGACCAGTCGGTGATCCTGCTGACGGGAGATTTTGTGTTCGTCGGCGACCTGGGCCGCCCCGATCTGCTGGACGAAGCGGCTGGCGGAGTGGATACCCGTTTTGCCGGTGCGCGGCAGATGTTTGAGAGCCTGACCCACAAGTTCCAGCCCCTCCCCGACTACCTGCAAATCTGGCCCGGTCACGGTTCAGGCAGCGCCTGCGGCAAGGCCCTGGGCGCGGTGGAGAGCACCACCGTAGGCTACGAGCGCAACTTTGCCTGGTGGGCCGATTACCTGGCCGACGGCAACGAGGCCGCCTTTACCGACGCTTTGCTGGAAGGCCAGCCGGACGCGCCTACCTACTACGGCCGCATGAAGCGTCACAACAAAGCTGGACCGGCCCTGCTCGGCGAAGTGCAGCCCCTGACCCAGCTGTCCAGCCAGGACATTTCCGCTGCCCTAGAGCGCGGCGTGCGCCTGATCGATACCCGGCCCCGCGAAGCGTACCAGGCTGGAGCCGTACCCGGCAGCCTGCACCTGCCTGCCGGAAAGACCTTCGAAACCTGGTCCGGCTGGCTGCTGAACCCTGCTCAGGAGTACGTGCTGCTGGCCGCGCCGGAGCAGGCCGACGAACTGCGCCGCCGCCTATGGATGACCGGCATCGACCATGTCACCGGCTTTATCAGCACGCTGGACAGGCTGGACACCCAGCCGCAAGCCCCCGTGCCCGCCGCCGAACTCGGTGACTTGAGTAGAGCCTTCGTGCTCGACGTGCGGGCCAAAAGTGAATATGAGGCTGGTCACATCGAGGGCGCTACCCAGCTTCACGCGGGCCGACTGACCCACAACCTCGGCCTGATTCCCCGCGACCGCCCGGTGATCGTGCATTGCCAGGGAGGTGCCCGCAGCGCCGCCGCTGTGAGCGTGCTCCGCGCTGAGGGCTTTGACAACATCATTGACCTTGAAGGTGGCTACGCCGCCGCCAAATCGCAAGTCGGGGCCTGA
- a CDS encoding bifunctional metallophosphatase/5'-nucleotidase, which translates to MHRLTLLQLNDLHAYLEPHPELFWEGGRPVTRGTGGIKAYFDQVRTEYPGTGIALDNGNTFHGTGPVVATRGEFMPEFLNELAFDGMTAHWDFGYGPEQLEHLATGLNYPLLAANIDVEGTSERPFAPFRIIERGIRVGVLGLASNIIGDMPPRFGKGLRFTDGRAEIREFVRHLRQVERVDVVVALSHLGFPQDCALAGEVEGIDLTAPQRVGRTLITQAGCYSSFVTQLGLAVTADKVELLHHELVEMHSAQPLDLPLAEQISGHLLPFRAAEEEIVGHTELLLHRGTTLSAPADDFLTAAVAHAASTSIAFSNGWRYGAPIAPEPVTRMAVWNLVPHDPPVSQVQVSGAELVQMIEDNLKAVFAGEPLEPERQYQVAFLTNQAVPARFGQQRRELPVSAVQAMLTYLQECGPIVAASASVHLI; encoded by the coding sequence ATGCACCGGCTGACCCTGCTGCAACTCAACGATCTGCACGCCTACCTCGAACCCCATCCGGAGCTCTTCTGGGAAGGAGGCCGTCCTGTGACGCGGGGAACGGGAGGCATCAAGGCTTATTTCGATCAGGTCCGCACCGAGTATCCCGGCACTGGTATCGCCCTGGACAACGGCAATACCTTTCACGGTACAGGCCCGGTCGTCGCCACACGGGGCGAATTCATGCCGGAATTTCTCAACGAGTTGGCCTTTGACGGCATGACCGCCCACTGGGATTTCGGTTACGGCCCTGAACAACTTGAGCATCTGGCGACCGGCCTGAACTACCCCCTGCTGGCCGCCAACATCGACGTCGAGGGAACGTCCGAGCGTCCGTTCGCACCGTTCCGGATCATTGAGCGCGGCATTCGGGTGGGCGTGCTGGGTCTGGCCTCCAATATCATCGGCGACATGCCCCCGCGCTTTGGTAAGGGGCTGCGCTTCACCGATGGCCGGGCGGAAATCCGCGAATTCGTGCGGCACCTGCGGCAAGTGGAGCGGGTCGACGTCGTGGTGGCCTTGTCACACCTGGGGTTTCCGCAAGACTGCGCGCTGGCCGGGGAAGTAGAGGGCATCGACCTGACCGCGCCGCAGCGGGTGGGCCGCACCCTGATCACCCAGGCGGGCTGTTACAGCAGCTTCGTGACCCAGCTGGGCCTGGCGGTCACGGCGGACAAGGTGGAGTTGCTGCACCATGAGCTGGTCGAGATGCACTCGGCCCAGCCGCTCGACCTGCCGCTGGCTGAACAGATCTCCGGGCATCTGCTGCCCTTCCGCGCCGCTGAGGAAGAAATCGTCGGACACACCGAACTCCTACTCCACCGGGGCACGACCCTCAGTGCGCCTGCCGACGACTTCCTGACCGCCGCCGTTGCCCACGCTGCCAGTACCTCTATCGCCTTTTCGAACGGCTGGCGTTACGGTGCGCCCATCGCGCCGGAACCCGTCACCCGGATGGCCGTCTGGAACTTGGTACCTCATGATCCTCCGGTGAGTCAGGTGCAAGTGAGCGGCGCGGAACTCGTCCAGATGATTGAGGACAATCTGAAGGCGGTCTTTGCCGGTGAGCCTCTCGAACCGGAGAGGCAGTATCAGGTGGCGTTTCTGACCAATCAGGCCGTCCCGGCCCGCTTCGGGCAGCAGCGGCGTGAATTGCCCGTGAGCGCGGTGCAAGCCATGCTCACTTACCTGCAAGAGTGTGGTCCCATCGTGGCCGCCTCAGCGAGTGTCCACCTGATCTGA
- the trxA gene encoding thioredoxin, with amino-acid sequence MNDVLLCTVCHSKNRVRQVPDGQVPVCARCQAVLPWLHNGTDASFSSDIQASVPVLVDFWAPWCGPCRVMGPILEEIARERAGKVRVVKVNVDENPQSAAIFNVRSIPTLLLFHEGKQVDSMVGVIQKPVLLQRLVAYG; translated from the coding sequence ATGAATGATGTCCTGCTCTGTACCGTCTGCCACAGCAAGAACCGGGTCCGTCAGGTGCCTGACGGGCAGGTTCCCGTCTGTGCGCGCTGTCAGGCTGTCCTGCCGTGGCTCCATAACGGCACCGACGCCAGCTTTAGCAGTGACATTCAGGCCAGCGTGCCGGTGCTGGTGGATTTCTGGGCTCCCTGGTGCGGGCCGTGCCGAGTGATGGGGCCGATTCTGGAAGAGATTGCCCGCGAGCGGGCTGGGAAGGTCCGGGTAGTCAAAGTCAACGTGGACGAGAATCCCCAGAGCGCCGCCATATTTAATGTCCGCAGCATTCCGACGTTGCTGCTCTTTCATGAGGGCAAGCAGGTGGACTCCATGGTCGGTGTGATTCAGAAACCGGTCCTACTCCAGCGGCTCGTAGCTTATGGCTGA
- a CDS encoding metal-sensitive transcriptional regulator, whose translation MTSAPVTIEKQPDKQRVLNRLRRLEGQVRGLQKMVDEERSCQELLTLLSGIRSALDATGDVIFEEYINSCVMDDGAPLSPKEIVKTARLLR comes from the coding sequence ATGACGAGCGCTCCCGTAACCATAGAAAAACAGCCGGATAAACAGCGTGTTCTCAACCGCCTGCGTCGCCTGGAAGGCCAGGTGCGCGGCCTGCAGAAGATGGTGGACGAGGAGCGTTCCTGTCAGGAACTCCTAACCCTGCTCAGCGGTATCCGCAGCGCCCTGGACGCCACGGGTGACGTGATCTTCGAGGAGTATATCAACAGTTGCGTGATGGACGATGGGGCTCCCCTTTCGCCAAAAGAGATCGTCAAAACCGCACGCCTGCTGCGCTGA
- a CDS encoding YgaP-like transmembrane domain produces the protein MIRKQFMGFMAAPQGRALRVGAGLALMGWGLTKGKPATTALGLVPLLAGVFDVCLLAPLVKLPFHGDELRRQT, from the coding sequence ATGATCAGGAAACAGTTTATGGGCTTCATGGCCGCGCCGCAGGGCCGCGCACTCAGAGTTGGCGCAGGTCTCGCCTTAATGGGTTGGGGGCTGACAAAGGGCAAACCGGCGACCACAGCCCTCGGCCTTGTGCCGCTGCTGGCCGGGGTGTTCGACGTCTGCCTGCTGGCTCCTCTGGTCAAGCTGCCTTTTCACGGTGACGAGCTGCGACGTCAAACCTGA
- a CDS encoding SHOCT domain-containing protein, giving the protein MNGYGYGMDSGGFGWIGMVLFMVVVIVGLVVLVRALNPGPHGGHAGSVFDTDRTLQIARERFARGDLTKEQFETLKRDLGH; this is encoded by the coding sequence ATGAACGGTTACGGTTACGGGATGGATTCGGGAGGGTTTGGATGGATCGGTATGGTGCTGTTTATGGTGGTAGTCATCGTTGGGCTGGTGGTTCTGGTCCGCGCCCTCAACCCAGGGCCGCACGGGGGTCACGCGGGAAGCGTATTCGATACGGACCGCACCCTTCAAATTGCCCGGGAACGGTTTGCCCGGGGTGACCTGACCAAAGAGCAGTTCGAGACTCTCAAGCGCGACCTTGGACACTGA